The Salirhabdus salicampi DNA segment TTTCTTTAAAATCTTCATACACTTCTTCCGGTACGTGGAATGGTTCATGCTCCCAGCCATAAGCTTCTTTTACGAGTTGTAACTCTTCTTCTCCTAATGGGGCACCATGAGCATCTGATTTCCCACCTTTATTTGGTGAACCATGGCCAATTACCGTTTTCACTTCAATCAATGTAGGCTGTTCAACATTTTCTTTTGCTGCAGCTATTGCGTTGCGTAGTTCATTCACATCTGTTCCATCATCAACGCGTAGTACTTGCCATCCATAAGAATTAAAGCGGCTCTCAACTTTCTCTGAAAAGGAGCGGTCTAAGTCTCCATCAAGAGAAATATCATTAGAGTCATAAAGTACTACTAGTTTTCCTAGTTTTAAGTGACCAGCTAGAGATGCAGCTTCATGGGAAATACCTTCCATTAAGTCTCCATCACCACAAATTGCATATGTAAAATGATCAACTACATTGTACGATTCCTTGTTATATTTAGCAGCTAAAAATTGCTCTGCCATTGCCATCCCTACGGACATAGCAACACCTTGTCCTAATGGACCAGTCGTTGCTTCTACCCCATCAGTATGTCCAAATTCAGGGTGCCCCGGAGTATTTGATCCCCACTGACGAAAGTTTTTCAAGTCTTCGATAGAAACTTGGTACCCAGACAAGTGTAATAGTGAGTATAAAAGCATGGAGCCGTGCCCAGCTGATAAAACGAAACGGTCACGGTTGAACCAGCCAGAATTTTTCGGATTGTGATTCATAAACTCAGTCCATAATGTATAAGCCATCGGTGCTGCACCCATAGGCATACCTGGATGTCCGGAATTTGCTTTTTCAACTGCATCAATGGATAAAGTACGAATCGCATTGATGGACTTTTCTTCAATTTGTTTAGCCATAAACGTAAAACTCCTTTCTTCTTCCATAACAATCATAACAATATAATCCTATACCGAAAATGTACACGAAACAAGTGATTTCACTTTATTTCAATGGCTTTTTTCGATGAAAGCGTTTTAAAAAAACTTATTGAAAGTCTTGTTTATTGTGATATAAATTACCGTTTTTTATTCGAAAAGAAAAACATGCACAATTTGATGTGCATGTTAATGTTTTTTACTATTTGCTTTTTCATTTTTTAATTTTTCCGGTGTAACGTCTGCACCTGTTTCATCTACGACTTTGATCGACTTCAGTTGGTTTTTAAATGATTTTCTCACATTTTGTAAATATTCTTGTCGCAACGTTTGTTGTTCTTCTTTTTCAGTTTGTGTTAAACCTTCGTTTTTTGCTTTATTTGCCAGTGCATTAATTCGCTCTAATTTGTCTTTGGAAAGCATGTATAATTCTCCTTTTATATAGCGTAAAAAAGCAAGTGTCTATTTGAAAGACCCTTGCATCTTAATATGAGTATATATTATCTTTCATTTTGATCGATTTCAAGTAATTGGTGTTCCTTATACCTACGGTGAACGGTCGCCTTTGAAATATTATACCCCATCCCCCTTAATGTTGTTGCAACTTCGGCAAAGGTTAATCCTTTTTGTTTCAACCGAATGACTTCATCAATTGGAAACTGTTTACGCTCCCGACCGTTTGCCCTATTTACGTTCTCTAAATTATGTTGTGGTTGATAACCATTGTTAACCGCTCTCTTCATTCCGCGTTTTATTTTAACATTATGTATTTTTCTTTGATATTCTTCTACAATCGAGACAATTTGTAAGACCATCGAATCGGAATCAGAGATTTGTAACTGTCCATTGTGTGTACCAGTAAAAATTTGAATACCCAATTTCT contains these protein-coding regions:
- a CDS encoding DUF896 domain-containing protein; amino-acid sequence: MLSKDKLERINALANKAKNEGLTQTEKEEQQTLRQEYLQNVRKSFKNQLKSIKVVDETGADVTPEKLKNEKANSKKH
- a CDS encoding YneB family resolvase-like protein, which produces MNALIYCRVSTEKEEQTTSLKRQKEELTYLAEEYGFTVIDVIEERESGYQVEREGIFQMLQRFADGQADTLLIQDETRLGRGNAKIALLHQLQKLGIQIFTGTHNGQLQISDSDSMVLQIVSIVEEYQRKIHNVKIKRGMKRAVNNGYQPQHNLENVNRANGRERKQFPIDEVIRLKQKGLTFAEVATTLRGMGYNISKATVHRRYKEHQLLEIDQNER